Proteins found in one Zea mays cultivar B73 chromosome 1, Zm-B73-REFERENCE-NAM-5.0, whole genome shotgun sequence genomic segment:
- the LOC109943654 gene encoding NDR1/HIN1-like protein 10, whose protein sequence is MPAAAMRGDITYSGRARRVAVLRCLVAAVVVTILLAGLTALIFWLVVRPKPIDYTVTRAVARHFNVTPPPDATANATFYLTLAAANPNRRVSVLYEWVEFRVLYGEEAQLAVEDAPAFRQPRRNETLLDVRAVARSVPVGGQAARELRHDLAAGEVGVDVRMRARVRFETGGVRSRRYSLQAFCSPVVIALPPPSSARPFQSVPCDVAIS, encoded by the coding sequence ATGCCTGCGGCGGCCATGCGGGGGGACATCACGTACAGCGGGCGCGCGCGCCGGGTGGCCGTGCTCCGCTGCCTCGTGGCCGCGGTGGTGGTGACCATCCTCCTCGCGGGGCTGACCGCGCTCATCTTCTGGCTCGTGGTCCGGCCCAAGCCCATCGACTACACCGTGACCCGCGCCGTGGCGCGCCACTTCAACGTGACGCCGCCGCCCGACGCCACGGCCAACGCGACGTTCTACCTGACCCTGGCCGCGGCCAACCCGAACCGGCGCGTGTCGGTCCTGTACGAGTGGGTGGAGTTCCGCGTGCTGTACGGCGAGGAGGCGCAGCTGGCGGTGGAGGACGCGCCGGCGTTCCGGCAGCCACGCCGCAACGAGACGTTGCTGGACGTGCGCGCCGTGGCGCGGTCGGTGCCCGTCGGGGGGCAGGCCGCGCGGGAGCTGCGGCACGACCTCGCGGCCGGCGAGGTGGGCGTCGACGTCCGCATGCGCGCGCGCGTCCGGTTCGAGACCGGCGGTGTCAGGAGCAGGCGATACTCCCTGCAGGCGTTCTGCTCGCCCGTGGTCATCGCCCTCCCTCCGCCGTCGTCTGCGCGGCCGTTCCAGAGCGTGCCGTGCGACGTCGCCATCTCGTGA